The genomic stretch TTTCTACCGCTTTATATTTGTATTGCTATTGTCATAATATTATTTACGAGAATCAAGATAGAAAGCCCACCAAcgaaagggagaaaaatataaaCCTCCAATATTTAATGTCCAGAAAAGTTCCAATACAGGCAGGCAGCAAAGGAATATATCAGAGGTTAGGCTTCTACATATACTAGGCATTTTGTTCTCCATTCAAATGcaacaatattaaaataaaaaaaagttgtttacCTCCATAGTCCTTGTATTCAGGATCAACATATGAATCAGGCAGCACAAACAAAACTCCAGGCAAACCTATCAAATGGAAATCAAGTTTAGACCTCATTTTGCTAGCTCAAACACAATGCAATCCAGTTAGCTAAAATGAGAAAGTCCAAACCTTCCATCTTATTTGCAGTCTCTTCGTCCACTTCACAGCCAAAACCGAAGTACCTCTCACAAGAAACATTGTAAATCTTCTTCTTAGCCTCCTCTTCACTGTACAAGCACACTCAACATTAACCAATACACAAAAATTACACACATAAAACAGTAATATCTACCGGCAAGAGAATGCGTATGTACATGAATTTTGTAGGTCTAAATTCGCACAATTGAGTATTTTATATTACCTTCCGAGGACTTTAGCAAGAGTTTGAATGTAGCAATCGATCATTTGCTGTTTGGCGGCGCCTTCACCTCCTGGCTTATCCATGACGATCAGCCAGTGCTCGTAATCGCAACCGGGGAAAAGCGGAGCCATCTCGGTGGGAGGACGGTCGCTGGAGCCGGGATTGTACGGCGGATTTCCGGATCGGTTGACACGGAGGCGAGCCGGGTTGAAGCGGGCGGAGTTAATCCCATAGGGGCTGGAGGAGGGTAGAAGGGAGTGTGAAATGAGAAACGAGGGTTGCGGGGAGCAGCGCACGGCGGGGATATCCGGCTGCTGAGTAATCGACGGCGATGAAGAGGCCGATGAGAGAAAGCGAGCAGTGGAATAGAAGCGAGCGGCGGTGGGAAGAGAGCGACGGAGGGATTCTGCGAGCTTTAGAGTTGCAGCCATGAGCGTGTAGATTTGAACGGCCGATGAAGCGATGATCGAATCGAATCGAAGCAGTGGAGTGTGAGGGTTTTTGGACCTGGTGGAGTTTGGATTAGGGGTTTATCAAATCAAACCGGAATGGGCAAACTTGTAATTtgcaacttttatttttatccaaaaaaaaaacatatttggtGCTTGAGTACAAATTGTAATTCTGTAGTAGTACATGTTAGTTGAGTGGATAAACATGGATTATAACTTTCTAAACGACATTGGTTAGAGCGTTTACTCTATAACTACAAGGTTATAAGTATGATTTTTAATAGAAGTGAcatattaacaatttttgttTGAGTCGATcgaacaattttaaaaaatttatcttaTGATGATTCTTTGTTGACTAAAATTAAAAGATGATATTTACTTTTAACTTTATTCAAATGTACAATTAGGtcattaaactttaaaaaagtgtaattaaacactcaaacttATCAAAATGAGTTAAATGAGTCCGATTTATCTGATAACTAACATGGTACCGATAAATGTATCACTGTTGACCACCATTATACACTATTCATCACCATTAAAACAAAAAGGCAACTTACGGTGACCTTTTCCACCGGAAAAGACGAACGGTCTAATTGCTTTCTCCAATGGAAAAGATGACTAGTTGGTCGTCTTCATTGGAGAAGAGGATTGTCTGGTCGTCTTCACTGGAGAAGATGACTGGCTGGTCGCTTTCTCCACCGAATAAGACAATCGCCTGGCCtgatttaatgttttttttaaaataatttttaagttcgtccgaattttttatttgtcgGAGTTATTATTGGAAATGTCGTCGGAATCTTAATAACCGATTATTCCAAGTGAATAACCGGGTATTGGGGTTAGATATACCAAAATGACAAATTCGTTTGTTTAATTATACTCcatactttttaaagttcaatggccgAATTGTacttttgagtaaagttcaagagtttatttgaccattttttatatttactttgTGCATCATGTAGTTATTGTGGGTATTCCTagtcataaaaaaataaaataaaaattcaaggGCGAAAGTGTAAAATAACTTAAAATGTTGGGGCCGTTTCAGAACAGGGAGGAAGTTTTGGACAGTTACAATTTTTACAGTGAGCTAAACTGCCGGAATCGAATTTTATGGCCAGTTGGCTCCACCTACGTCTCAACACTCCAATCCCCTCTTCGATCAAGTTCGGAGCTACCCCACCACCTATACCAGCGGCCGGCAGCGACACCGTAGCCATGGCCAACTCAATCCGAGTCGCCGCCGCTCAGATGACCTCCGTCAATGATCTCGCCACAAACTTCGCCACTTGCTCACGCCTTGTAAAGGTATCCCCCATCCCCTAATACGCGCACATGTTTAGATtagtaaacttttttttttttttttttttttttggatacaaCTGCGATTTGTAAGCTTATTGTTAGTTGGATTTGATTAGTAGACAAACGAAAAACTAATAGATATTTGAGTATTCTGTTTGTAAGGTGCCGAGaaaatcaaattgaattatgGTTAAAATTATACTTAACTGAAGTTATCTAAGTAGCTGAGAAGGTTGTTCAGATTAGTATCCAAAATGCCATGGTGGCTTACTGGCTGCCAACCTCAGTGAGCAAAAATGAGGTTTCAAATACTAGGTGGTTTGCAAAAGGTTATCCATTTGCTGCAGGCCAGGCATAGAAGTAACTTATTATTGTGATATAAGGAATTAGTATTTGATTAATCCAAGTGATTCTTTTGGCTTGGCTCTCATAGTTCAAGTTTAAAACATTTACTCATGAATATAGAGATGTTTTTACTATACATTACGTTTATGAGCCAATAATTTCAGGTCAGTAACTTTCCACTTCTAATCACTACCTTAATTAGGTGTTTGA from Ipomoea triloba cultivar NCNSP0323 chromosome 12, ASM357664v1 encodes the following:
- the LOC115998726 gene encoding multiple organellar RNA editing factor 2, chloroplastic-like, with the translated sequence MAATLKLAESLRRSLPTAARFYSTARFLSSASSSPSITQQPDIPAVRCSPQPSFLISHSLLPSSSPYGINSARFNPARLRVNRSGNPPYNPGSSDRPPTEMAPLFPGCDYEHWLIVMDKPGGEGAAKQQMIDCYIQTLAKVLGSEEEAKKKIYNVSCERYFGFGCEVDEETANKMEGLPGVLFVLPDSYVDPEYKDYGAELFVNGEIVQRSPERQRRVEPVPQRDRVRPNTRYNRRRDMR